AACGGCACTGCCAGTCTGTATGCCGCCTTTGACGTGGCCTCTGGCAAGGTCATTGGTCGAGTCACCGAACGACACCGCGCACAAGAGTTCCTCGAATTCATGCGGCAGATCGAGCGCAACACCCCGAAAGAGCTGGACCTGCACGTGATTCTGGACAATAGCTCAACGCACAAGACCGCTGATGTGAAAGCCTGGCTGGAAAAGCACCCTCGTATCAAGCTGCACTTCACGCCGACCAGTGCATCCTGGCTCAATGCGGTTGAACGATGGTTCGGTCAACTCGAGCGCAGAGCCCTGTACCGCGGATGCTTTACCAACGTGAAAGATCTGCGAGACGCCATCAAGACATTCACTGAGACGCACAACAAGCTCAGCGCCAAACCGATTCGCTGGGCCAAATCGGATGATCCGATTCTGGCCAGCGTGGATCGTGCGAAAACGGCGATGTTTTTGAATAATTGAATTAACCAATCAATGCACTAGAGATCGATAGCATGACAGAGGGTAACCATCTAGCCATGCCAGGCCATTCAGCAATTTGTCGCGCAAAAACGGGCGTGCCAGATATTGACACGCCCCTTTCTCGAATCGCTCTCCGGCTGGATGCTGGCGCCTGAAGTCAGCTCTTCTGTTCTTTAGCAAGTGCGCCGTAAACCCTCGCTCCAATCGGGCCTGGACGCGCAGCGTCCTTTAGCCGGAGGCGACCCGATTGGGCGGGGATATAAGGCGCGGACGCCATTGGCGTCCTAGGTTTATGCCGGTGTTTTCTGTTGCTCGACATACTGCCGGATGATTTCCAGCGGTGCGCCGCCGCAGGACGCGGCAAAGTAGCTGCGACTCCAGAGCACATTCTTCCAGTACCGTTTCTCAAGCTCGGGGAACTGCTTGCGGAGCAAGCGGCTGGAAACACCTTTGAGGCTGTTGACCAACTTCGAGAGTTCGACGCTCGGCGGGAAGTTGACCAGCAAGTGCACATGGTCACTTTCCCCGTTGAACTCGGCAAGTTCAACATGAAACCCGTCGCAGACGCGGGTAAATATCTCCCGCATTGCCTCGATATGAACGCCCTCGAAGACCCGCCGTCGATACTTCGGCGTGAAGATCAAATGGGCGTGAAGCTGAAAGACGCAATGTCTTCCAGAGCGATACTCGGTAGCGGGTTTTGGCATCGAACACCTATTATCAACTTAATGGATTAAAGCACGTTATACATGATAAACTGACATCGAACACCAAATACTAACCCCGATGCTCACTGCGACCAAGATCCGCCTTTATCCGACCGCCGACCAGGAATGCCACCTGGCGGTGCAGTTCGGCTGTGCGCGGTTCGTCTGGAACCGGGCGCTAGCCATGAAACGGGCCGCATGGCAGGAACGTAAAGAATCGCTGTCCTGCTATACGATCAAGGGTATGTTGCCGGTCTGGAAGGGCGGCGAATTTCCGTGGCTCAAGGACGCCGATTCGCAAGTGATGCAGGAGGTCATTCGCCATCTTGACCGCGCCTACCGCAACTTTTTCGAGAAACGCGCCCGACTGCCGCGCTTCAAGAAGAAGCACGCCGCCCGGCAAAGCATTGCCTATCCGCAACGCGTGAAACTTGAGGGCAACCTGGCCTATTTGCCAAAGGTCGGCTGGGTGAAAGCCGTCGTGCACCGCGAGATCGTCGGCAAGATCAAGACCGTTACCGTCTCGCGAGAGTCGACAGGCAAGTATTACGCCTCGATCCTCGCAGACGATGGCCTGCCGGAGATCGAACCATTGCCCCGTATCGAGCGGATTACGGGTATTGATCTGGGGCTGAAGGATGCGCTGGTGTCCAGCGCCGGCCACAAGTCCGGCAACCCGAAGCCCTTGCGCCGGGCGTTGAAGAACTTGAAACGCAAACAGCAGGCGATGTCGCGCAAAATCGAAGCGGCGAAAAAACGCTTTGAGGCCGCGAAAGCGGCGGACGACGGCAAGGCGTATCGGCTGCGGGACTTCTTTGGCGCGAACATCGCCAAGGATCGGAAGCGGGTCGCTGTCGCCCACGAGCGCGTGCGTCATGCACGCGACGACTGGCAGCACAAAGCCTCTCGGCAACTGGCGGACGAAAACCAAGCCGTTGCCGCCGAGACGCTGAACGTCAAAGGCATGATGAAGAACCGGCGCCTTTCCCGCGCCATCGCCGATGTCGGCTGGGGCAGTTTGTTGCTCAAGATCGACTACAAGCTGAAACAGCATGGCGGTCGGCTGGTGAAGATCGACCGCTGGTTCCCGTCGACCAAAACGTGCAGTTGCTGTGGTGCGATACACGAAGGATTGACGCTTTCGGATCGTTCCTGGCTCTGTACCGCCTGCGGGTCGTTGCATGACCGTGACGAAAATGCCGCCGAGAACATCCGGCGGCAAGGGATTCTGAAACTCAAGGCCGAAGGACTGTCGGTCTCAGCCCATGGAGGCGGTGTCAGTCGGGTGTCTAGCGCACCCGCAACCGCCAGTGAAGTGGGAAGCCTCCGCCTTCAGGCGTGAGGAGCAGTCACAAACTTCCAAACATTGTGCCAAGTGTGATGACCGCGATCAGTGCCAGCATTGGTACCCCCATGGTCACTGCGGCAATGTTCAGATAGGACTGGCGATGACTCAGGTTACAGATTGCCAGCAGGGTGATAATGGCGCCGCAGTGAGGTAGCGTATCGAAGCCGCCGGCCGCCATGACTGCCACACGGTGTAGCAGGTCGGGGCTGATGCCCATTTCCTGACCCATGCGCAGGTAGTCAGCGCCCAGTGTCTGTAGCGCGATACTCAGACCACCCGATGACGATCCGGTGATACCGGCCAGCACGTTCATGGCAATCGCCTCGGAAATCAGGGGTTGGTCGGGGTGACGTTTAGCACCGCATCACGAATGATCGCGAATCCGGCCAGACCTGCAATCACCGCGCCGTAGCCAACTTCGCTAGCGGTGTTAAAGAGCGGTAGCATGAAGCCAAACACTCCTTTATTGATCGTCTGGCGCAGATCGCTCCAGTGACCAAGCCGAACCAGAACCAGGGTCGTACATGCCACGACCAGCGCAATGATCAGTGCCCACAGGCCCGCAATCTTGTCAGGGACGATGTTGGGAAAACGCACCGTGATGTAGGTCATGTCGATTGAGGGGATCACCACATAGGTCAGCACTGCGTTCACGCCAATCACGAGTATCAAGGGCAGCAGAGCCAGAAACAGTGGCATCTGGGCCATTGCCGAGCCGCTTGCAGTGTTGTTGATTTCCTCGTCGCTGTCGGGCAGTTTGACGTCGGTGTCATCCGGATGGTCGCCATAGCCTTCTCCAGCGCGTTGCGCTTTGCTGGCACGACTTTGCAACCACCACAGCCCGCCGCCCAGCATGATGAGAGAGCCGATGATGCCAAGCCCGGGTGCAGCAAATACGTTGGTGCCGAAGAACGGAATCGGGATCGCGTTCTGGATGGCTGGTGTTCCAGGCATCGCGGTCATGGTGAAAGTGAACGAACCGAGTGCGATGGTCGCCGGAACCAGTCGCTTGGGGATGTCGGCTTCGCGGAACAGGTTCTTGGCGACCGGAAAGATCGCGAACGCAACCACAAACAGGGAGACCCCGCCATAAGTGAGCAGGGCGCACGCAAGCACCACAGTCACGATGGCCCGTTCGTGCCCCAGACGCTTGACGATCCAGTGCGAAAGGGTGGTCGCCGCGCCCGAGTCGGCCATTAGTTGCCCGAAGAGCGAGCCCAGCAGAAAGATGGGCAGGAACTGGATCACGTAGTTGCCGAGCGCCTTCATGAAGGTGTCGGAGTAAATGGGCAGAAACAGGTTGATTTCGCCTGACAGAAACACTGCCAGGCCCGCCATCAGCGGTGCGAGTAGCAAAACGGTGATGCCTCGATAGGCGAGGTACATCAGCAGTACCAGGGATACAACAATTGCAAGCGTGCTAGTCATGTCTGGAAACTCCAGGCTTTAAGGAAACAGGAATCGTGAACGCGAACAGGCACAGCACGGCCGGTTGCAGGCCGGCATGTGGATCTGTGCCAGTGTGTTCAGAGAAAAGCTGCGAAGTGCAGACTGAAGGTGAGTTGCGTACAGGAACCATTTGAATCATTCAATAACAGCAGATGTGACGTCAGGTTCCTGAACGCAACGGCATACATCTGAAGGCATTTTGACCCAGACTCGATAATCCGGCTGATCTGACCGGTTGCTCTGAACCGATAACCTTAAGGATAGTGACTAATCTGCGACCAAGCTGAAATGTACCTCAAGAATGATTTGATCTGCACTTAGGGAAAGTCTTAGATATAAGAAGGTGCTAATGGACTTGCCAAACCCTGATTTCTGTTGCAGGACAACGGTTAAGGCGGGAACACCGGATCGGCTAGCGGTCCGGGGTCCTCATGTGGTGAAAATGACGGAAATGACGGAAATGACTGGAAGGAGCGCGAAGTGGATGAGATCTGATCCCGGGATGACTCCAGGCCGCCGCAGACCGACATCAGACCAGCATCAGACAGACATCAGGCCGGCTTTCTTTTCATCAATGCTGAGCGCAGGCAGATACAGACCACTTCGTCGCGCTGGTTGATCCCTTTGTGTTCGAACTCGATGATGCCTGCATTTGGCCTGGATTTGCTTTCTCGAACGGATTTGACCGTGGTTTCGACCCGGATCGTGTCGCCGTGAAACACCGGTGCCGGAAAGCGTGTGTCCTGCATGCCGAGGTTGGCAACGGTGGTGCCCAGTGTTGTGTCCGCCACTGAAATCCCGATCACCAGTCCCAGGGTGAACAGGCTGTTGACCAGGGGTTTGCCAAATTCGGTCTGTTTGGCAAACTCAAAGTCGATATGCAACGGTTGCGGATTAAGCGTCATGTTGCAAAACAGCATGTTGTCCATCTCGGTGATGCTGCGGGTGAGTTCGTGGCGAAACACCTGTCCGACTTCAAACTGCTCAAAATACAGTCCTGCCATGTTTGTCTCCTTGTTCGCTGACCGCAATCGTTTTCGAGGGGATGCGATGCAGCGGTATCAATGCGGGTTCGAAACGATTTCAGTAAGATCTCAGTACGATTTCGGCAGTCCCAGCACACGCTCGGCGATGTAGCACATCACGAGTTGCGGACTGACAGGTGCAATCCGGGCAATCATCACTTCACGCAGATAGCGCTCAACGTGATACTCCTTGGCGTACCCAAACCCGCCATGGGTCATGACCGCTTGCTGGCAGGCATTGAATCCCGCTTCGCCTGCGAGATATTTGGCGGCATTGGCCTGGGCACCACAAGACTTGCCTGCATCAAAGAGTGTGGCTGCCTGAAACACCATCAGGTTGGCCGACTCCAGCTGCATCCAGTTCACCGCCAGGGGGTGCTGGATCGCCTGGTTCATGCCGATCGGGCGGTTAAAGACCACCCGCTCCTTGGCGTACTGCGTGGCGCGTCGCAATGCCGCACGTCCAAGCCCGACGGCTTCGGATGCAATCAGGATGCGCTCGGCATTCATGCCGTGCATGATGTACTGGAATCCTTTGCCTTCTTCTCCGATCAGGTCGTCCAAGGGTACCCGCAGACCGTCGATAAACAGCTCGTTGGAGTCAACCGCCTTGCGACCCATCTTCGGGATCTCTCGCGCGGTCACGTACTTGCGGTGGACGTCGGTGTAAAAGAGACTCAGCCCGTCGGTGTGGCTCTTGCAGTCTTCCAGCGGCGTGGTGCGGGCCAGGATCAGCATCTTGTCTGCGACCTGGGCAGTTGAGATCCAGACTTTGGTGCCGCTCAGCAGGTAATGATCGGATTTGCGCTCGGCTTTGACCTTGAGCTGCGTGGTATTGAGCCCGGTATTGGGTTCGGTCACCGCAAAACACGACTTTTCTTGTCCGGCAATCAGCGGTGGCAGCATGCGGTGCTTTTGCTCCTCGGTGGCAAACTGCACCACGGGATTCAGCCCAAAGATGTTCATGTGCACGGCTGATGCACCACTCATGCCTGCTCCAGACTCACTGATGGCCTGCATCATGATGGTTGCTTCGGTGATGCCGAGTCCGGATCCACCGTATTCTTCGGGGATGCAGATGCCCAGCCAGCCGTCTCGAGCCAGGGCCTGGTGCAGCTCGTGCGGAAAGCCGCCTTCGTTGTCCCGCGTCAACCAGTAGTGTTCGTCAAATGGTTCACATATCTTTTCGATGGCTTCGCGAATGCGCAGTTGATCCTCAGAAAACGAAAAGTCCATGCTTGCTCCCCTCTATGAAGTTTTATGCAATATCCAGGCAGAACAGGTCATTCACGCTTGATGCTTCACTCGCCTGTGTGTGGCGTCAGGCAAACCAGACACAAACCATTGGTTCGTGAAGTTTGTGTGAGCCTGATCCGCGACTAGTCACAAAATACAGTTATCTATTTCAGCTAAAAACTTCAGCCAGAAACGTCCCTCGGGGCCCGACAGGCACCCACTCGGAAACTGGCACGGTCAGCGCTTGCACCAGCGACTAGTTGGTCCGCGATGCGGTCGTCTCAGACCTTTTGTGCAGCATTTTCCGACAGGATGCGCGCCCCCTTGATGGATGTCACCCTGGCAAGCATCGATTAGCGGGAAATGGCGCGGTACCGAGTTAATCTGTTGTCTTTCGGATCCGGATTCGAGCATAACAGAGCGTCGGGGTGAGCGTGGTACGTCTGTGAGAGGGACTTTCGCAGCAGACTGAAAAGTGTTGGTGCTAATTATGGTTACAGCCAATCGTACCTATGTCGCGGCGAGCGTGTATATTAACGATCGGTAATCGCTAATAAGAATATCTTGTCTGATCGAGTCAGTGTGCCTTCACGGTGAATCCCCCGGCGGGTGCAGGGGTAGCGTAAGGTAGGCTGCA
This sequence is a window from Orrella marina. Protein-coding genes within it:
- the tnpA gene encoding IS200/IS605 family transposase, whose amino-acid sequence is MPKPATEYRSGRHCVFQLHAHLIFTPKYRRRVFEGVHIEAMREIFTRVCDGFHVELAEFNGESDHVHLLVNFPPSVELSKLVNSLKGVSSRLLRKQFPELEKRYWKNVLWSRSYFAASCGGAPLEIIRQYVEQQKTPA
- a CDS encoding RNA-guided endonuclease InsQ/TnpB family protein; its protein translation is MLTATKIRLYPTADQECHLAVQFGCARFVWNRALAMKRAAWQERKESLSCYTIKGMLPVWKGGEFPWLKDADSQVMQEVIRHLDRAYRNFFEKRARLPRFKKKHAARQSIAYPQRVKLEGNLAYLPKVGWVKAVVHREIVGKIKTVTVSRESTGKYYASILADDGLPEIEPLPRIERITGIDLGLKDALVSSAGHKSGNPKPLRRALKNLKRKQQAMSRKIEAAKKRFEAAKAADDGKAYRLRDFFGANIAKDRKRVAVAHERVRHARDDWQHKASRQLADENQAVAAETLNVKGMMKNRRLSRAIADVGWGSLLLKIDYKLKQHGGRLVKIDRWFPSTKTCSCCGAIHEGLTLSDRSWLCTACGSLHDRDENAAENIRRQGILKLKAEGLSVSAHGGGVSRVSSAPATASEVGSLRLQA
- a CDS encoding GntP family permease yields the protein MTSTLAIVVSLVLLMYLAYRGITVLLLAPLMAGLAVFLSGEINLFLPIYSDTFMKALGNYVIQFLPIFLLGSLFGQLMADSGAATTLSHWIVKRLGHERAIVTVVLACALLTYGGVSLFVVAFAIFPVAKNLFREADIPKRLVPATIALGSFTFTMTAMPGTPAIQNAIPIPFFGTNVFAAPGLGIIGSLIMLGGGLWWLQSRASKAQRAGEGYGDHPDDTDVKLPDSDEEINNTASGSAMAQMPLFLALLPLILVIGVNAVLTYVVIPSIDMTYITVRFPNIVPDKIAGLWALIIALVVACTTLVLVRLGHWSDLRQTINKGVFGFMLPLFNTASEVGYGAVIAGLAGFAIIRDAVLNVTPTNP
- a CDS encoding MaoC family dehydratase; translation: MAGLYFEQFEVGQVFRHELTRSITEMDNMLFCNMTLNPQPLHIDFEFAKQTEFGKPLVNSLFTLGLVIGISVADTTLGTTVANLGMQDTRFPAPVFHGDTIRVETTVKSVRESKSRPNAGIIEFEHKGINQRDEVVCICLRSALMKRKPA
- a CDS encoding acyl-CoA dehydrogenase family protein; the protein is MDFSFSEDQLRIREAIEKICEPFDEHYWLTRDNEGGFPHELHQALARDGWLGICIPEEYGGSGLGITEATIMMQAISESGAGMSGASAVHMNIFGLNPVVQFATEEQKHRMLPPLIAGQEKSCFAVTEPNTGLNTTQLKVKAERKSDHYLLSGTKVWISTAQVADKMLILARTTPLEDCKSHTDGLSLFYTDVHRKYVTAREIPKMGRKAVDSNELFIDGLRVPLDDLIGEEGKGFQYIMHGMNAERILIASEAVGLGRAALRRATQYAKERVVFNRPIGMNQAIQHPLAVNWMQLESANLMVFQAATLFDAGKSCGAQANAAKYLAGEAGFNACQQAVMTHGGFGYAKEYHVERYLREVMIARIAPVSPQLVMCYIAERVLGLPKSY